The genomic region ACCGGGAACGGTGGCTCTGCGTGAAATCCGTCGCTACCAGAAGTCGACCGAGCTGCTGATCCGCAAGTTGCCCTTCCAGCGATTGGTGCGTGAAATCGCACAGGACTTCAAGACGGATCTGCGTTTCCAGAGCTCGGCGGTGATGGCGCTACAGGAAGCGTGTGAAGCGTATCTAGTCGGTCTGTTCGAGGACACGAATCTGTGTGCCATCCACGCGAAGCGCGTCACCATCATGCCGAAAGACATCCAGCTTGCTCGTCGTATCCGTGGTGAACGTGCTTAAGTGACaacggttcgtttcgtttcgtttcgttttcaaccaaacccaaacggtccttttcaggaccaccaaCCCGTTACCGAAAGGAGGATTATTTCGTACCCGTCCCGTCCCGTCGTACACGCTATATCGATatatataatatttatatatatctatgatgatgatgatgataaatggtGAACCCCTGACTGATACATATGGGGTATGAGatgcaatcaaaacaatacaaaCCATATATAATGATATATATTgttatatataa from Anopheles coustani chromosome 3, idAnoCousDA_361_x.2, whole genome shotgun sequence harbors:
- the LOC131271839 gene encoding histone H3.1, producing MARTKQTARKSTGGKAPRKQLATKAARKSAPATGGVKKPHRYRPGTVALREIRRYQKSTELLIRKLPFQRLVREIAQDFKTDLRFQSSAVMALQEACEAYLVGLFEDTNLCAIHAKRVTIMPKDIQLARRIRGERA